In Mercurialis annua linkage group LG5, ddMerAnnu1.2, whole genome shotgun sequence, a single genomic region encodes these proteins:
- the LOC130014463 gene encoding BURP domain protein USPL1-like, with protein sequence MSIHFPWRTIFCVLLVSLLAKGSDGRKIYDGFQESSSRDNHLALIKNSNDHSSMHMDPSSNVFFTINDLKIGKTIPIYFPSKDPSNSPHLLSRKEANSIPLSFSKLSYLLQLFSFTKESKQAKGMEYTLKQCEAKSIQGETKTCATSLESMLDFVQTSFGLNTKFKVLTTNYLKTPVGKLQNYTILEEPREVKGTKFIGCHVMPFPFVVYYCHTREGGNRVFEMLLGDENGGDNRVEAAGMCHMDTSQWDKDHIAFHLLKIRPGSGPVCHFFQADSLVWVPV encoded by the exons ATGAGCATCCATTTTCCTTGGAGAACTATATTTTGTGTTCTTCTTGTTTCACTG CTTGCCAAAGGCAGTGATGGCAGGAAGATTTATGATGGTTTTCAAGAAAGTTCATCAAGAGATAATCATTTAGCACTAATCAAGAATTCAAATGATCATTCATCTATGCATATGGACCCTTCATCTAATGTTTTTTTCACTATAAATGatctaaaaattggaaaaacaatcCCAATTTATTTTCCAAGCAAAGATCCTTCAAATTCTCCTCATTTACTCTCAAGAAAGGAAGCCAATTCAATCCCTCTTTCTTTCTCAAAACTCTCTTACCTCCTTCAACTTTTTTCCTTTACAAAAGAATCCAAACAAGCCAAAGGCATGGAGTACACTTTAAAACAATGTGAAGCTAAGTCCATTCAAGGAGAGACCAAAACTTGTGCTACTTCTTTAGAATCCATGCTTGATTTTGTACAAACAAGCTTTGGATTGAACACCAAATTCAAAGTTTTAACTACTAATTATCTCAAAACCCCAGTtggaaaattacaaaattatacaattttGGAAGAGCCTAGAGAGGTTAAGGGTACCAAATTCATAGGCTGTCATGTAATGCCTTTTCCATTTGTGGTGTATTATTGCCACACTAGAGAGGGTGGGAATAGGGTTTTTGAGATGTTATTAGGTGATGAAAATGGTGGGGATAATAGAGTTGAAGCTGCAGGAATGTGTCATATGGATACTTCTCAATGGGACAAGGATCATATTGCATTTCATTTGCTTAAAATTAGGCCTGGATCTGGTCCTGTTTGCCATTTCTTTCAAGCTGATAGCTTGGTTTGGGTGCCTGTGTGA